The genome window GAGGCCTCGCAGCTCGACCTGAGTGAATTGGCTCTGCAGCCATGGATCGGAAACAAGGACGCCGACGAAGCCCGACATCTTTACCTACTCGATTCCCTGAGGAAGCTGGAGTCGAATTCCCCGTACCCTATTCAAGAACACCACCTGCACAATCGGATGCAATCAAGAACAGCAAAAGGAGAACTCACGGAACGATCCAAGAACAGCAAAAAGCTGCCAACTCTCTCACATTTATGCCAGGAAACCGCGGAAAAGGCGAAAGATAAGATGCTACTGTCCGGTCGAAGAGCGGAGGCAAGTCAGGTCTCAAGGAGGCTCCTCCTTTCCATCCTCATCATGTCTATGGTTCCCGTCTCCAAGTTCTTTCCTTTTACTTCACTCAATTTCTATCTTCCTTTTGCTTTCCCTTTTCTTTTGTCATACCCCTGGATTCCTACTTCGGCGTGGTGGCGGtatggaagaggaggagaagggaccTTCTCTTTCTGGAGTTACCTGGCAAAGCGTGGAGACGGAGACGGAGACGGAGACGGGGTGAGGGCGAAATCAATGATccgagaaggaaggaaggaaggaaggaaggaagaagaaggaaaagaagggtAAAGAATTACTAAGAGGAAGAGTCGCGCCTCCGCACTGCGGCACCTGGAATGTCCGCCAGCCGACCGGAAGGGAGGCCACTCTTTGCTTCCGTCCTTATTCTCTGTGGTCGGTGGCGAAGCCGGGGAGGAGGGTGGGGAAGAGAGGGACGCCTCATAAACTGTCGTTGCATGCAACGACGACCACCTGCTCGTCTGGCATGTGTGATTCCGAGGGGCCCGCCCGCACCTACGTGTGACTCCCTACCATCGAGTATAAAATAGAAAATGTCGTTACCTATTTATGGTAGATAAAGAGTCATAAAATTAGATGGTACACTTGCACATATCTATATAATTTCTTAATATTACGGTGCCATTGGATTCGTTGACTCGAGCTATGTCAGATTTGACTGGGTCTCTCGCAAGTCTATTTATGGTAAGATGACTCGGGACCTATCATAGTCTGTGGTGCAGGACCAGGCGTTCCGTTCCTTGttggagagagaagaagaagaagaagaagcaaaattCTTCTTTATCTTCAGCTACTtaaacttttctttctttttttttggtttgaaattaaatgtatatatatatatgtatgtataattaTGAGAGAAATATAATAACTACGCTATGCATCAAAAGCTTTTATGCTTGTGTCCCAGATGGAATTGTCGTACGTTGCAACATCCAATGTATTGGATGTAGGGATATGCTTCATTCGATTAAGGTTCATCGACCTTTGTTGAGACATCAagtggatagagagagagagagagagagagagagctttttaAGTTCGATTTGAATGACTCAAGTTGCTGGGGCATGAGGACAATAAACAAGCTTGTTGCCCAACCAGAGACTGTTCATTCGATACATCATCATAAAAATCGACATGTGTTTCGAAAGATGAGATGATGATGAGAGTCATCGGCTTGGATCTATCTAGCTTGGACCGTTGAACCTTGGGAAGATGTCTGCCATGGGTCCAAAGTAGCTTGAGAGTGCTTTGTCCCTCCGTTGGATTGTCGAGACGACGAGGGAAGCTATCTGATTCTTAACCTTAATGACTTACAATTATTGCTGAgcttttgtttttcttgtaaaACGCTAACTTAATCTTTGTATTTTGCATCCAAGAGaagcatcataatttttttttgttttttgttttctgtttttaaAGATCAGGTAAACAATGTACCGTAACGATTCGACTTGACCTATATAGTAGTAATCGGTATGTCTtatttccatcgtagttaatcctgcatatgtaaaataaaacttcgatcgagacaattaattctaagcaattatcaagttgtccggcgtgtcattggtccctcgacgcttcatccgattcttcggatgGAAACAAGGAAAGCTTTTTTACTTTGTTCTTGGCAAATAACAAACTCCTAATGTTTCAATTTAGCAAGTTTTGAGTCGAACTTCCTTTGAGAAATCATAAGAACCTTCCTTGCTTAACATTAGTTTTCCTCTAGAAACGATGGTTGAGATATGGGAAGCATATTCTCCCTTTGGATGTTTCTTCTGACCCATGCCTTTCTTGTTTCTttggtttcttttttatttttctctccaATATGAGAGCTTCGGTCCTTATATACTAATTTATTTTCTGAAGTGGGGCAAGTAAGATTGTTAGAGAACTCTTCATGATCAACTAACAAACACTTAAATGGCTTGTAATGTTGAATTGAGTAATAGACTATAAAAGAGAGATTGATTTTATTTATTGAAAAGACAAGTGTTTATATAAGTTTTAagatataaatttttttcaaatcatGTAATTAAATCAGCTACTTAAATCATCCTCAAATATTAGATGTCTATGTATGTCTCTATTACAATCTTTTATTATGTCCCCATAAGAATGAGTTTTTGTCAAGAATATCAATCTTGGACTGATATAATTGAAATATCTTATGGACGAAAGACTTTATAAGGGAGTTTGCTAGTTGATCAATAATATGTAAATGAGAAATACATAATTGATGTCTAAGTTCTTATATGTGGATAAaaagatataataataattaaaatgatCTAACGAAGAATGAGAATGTAAATCGATTTGACAAAtcaattttcagaaaaaaaaaaaaaaaaaaggtccagGAGGCTACTATCTATCTACATCTTTACTACTTTAACTTATATGGTTGAGAAAAATAGCACAATCAAGAATTGGATAAGAGATATGTTGGTAAAGAGGCGATCACAATGGGTTCGTCGATAGAGTAGTAGCgacgtgctagtcataggtgtcctgtaagtcaatcacgtgaatgataacacgtgtgacatgacacatgatctttttatttattattattatgatattttctcactttatattgcttgttgcataaatatattgtgatttctatggatctatgcaatgggaatctgatcgtgatgatatcataataacgagaccgatttacctttaaacaccgaccctaaataatttcggtcataAGTTATTAaagaaggatatcgagataatcacACAGACTAATGTGTTGTATATCTGTCTATATGATGGAAGCAGTTGGTCTCGTAGctactcgtgtggagacactagggctataacgttggtgttcattggagaatgagttcattgattgatctgcccatggaatgttggatggttgatgatacctcattattcgaCAATAAATTCATTATCCCGATAGTATACTTGGTCCTTAgtcttaagacactaaggatgtcctatatgagtattttactctttgatactagacttatagatttaaaaatttcaaatctagcacaatcgatcatcaagagtagtagccaatcttacgatggctattgagtgtcaatagaggatcatttgctctcggtatcatgagaagaatatcttgtgtattcttgctcaaacaaatccttggccaaggtcgttcggattgagagagaaatagttcttcaagagaattcGATGAGAGCGAGACTCGATGAGAAATCATATAGGCTTcatagcaccatgcccagtatatggtCTCTGTGACATTAGATAGATAAAAGACTATATGTATataataactgaggacaaatatgtTCAAaatattggattctcctatattgtctagggactatggcgtagtggtccagtacgtccgtagttgatgagtagagtgaattattatagagataataattcacgaccagctcgatattaggcttggagggtcatacacatatggtaggtattgcgacgagtagagattcagatatgagatattcgtcgaaGCCCCCTATCTTTTTGAATATCCAaaaagctcttgaattattggatcctatggatgagatccaataagagtcaatgagaaattattggatagagatccaataatctgagaggcttgggtagttagataaagatttaatacccaatagggtaggatccattaaggttaagttaatACGAGGcatttataaataggagagaaccaaaggattaagcttcttggttgccacctcctattctcctcccccctttTCTTTCTTAGACAACAGGTGTGAAAATTTGGGCAGCAATTcaaggagcatcttcgtagcccctatcatgtggatcactgctagagaggaggatgcttaacctccttcatcctgtAGGATTTTAAGGATATATGatttctctaggtaacacaactatctcacacgtggtttttagtttcgtaggtttttgcgcaccaatcttcacacgacgacgaacacctttttggaaaatttagaatttttgttttttgttattccgttgcgcatgtgatgtcgcccctagatttctctaCACGATATGGGTCCATCGACAAAATAATAGCGATGATGGATCACTAGCTTACGAGGAATAGTTGTTTATGAAAGATTGAACTTATTTTATTAACCGAGTGCATCTCATATTGAGGTCAAATTTATTGGGCCAAAGTAGATCATTGCCCTTCTCTACAAAAATGAATGTAATGTTAGATTGATTATTGATATTAAATCTACGATCACTAAAAAGTTACTGATGGTGCTATTGTTCAACAATCAACCTAAATGTTACTATAGATGGAAAGGAAAGGCCCTTAATTCTATGTCAAGAGGATTTTTTTTATACAGTATCTTGGTTTCAATTTTTTtgcaatatttttttgagaatttttttttagcATCAATCTATTGTGTTAATTTTAATTATCAACTTGAGAAAAAAAAGTTCAATCAAgacaataaaatttaaatcatatCTGGTGTGAAAAAGAATTTAAAAGGTTTATTAGATAGCCTAATGATGCGAAACCAATTTATTCtgtcttttatttaaataaatttgatcaaaatatttcatatatgcaATAAGTTATCATATGTCAGTATCTACTCAATgaggaaaaaaaggaaaataaatacagaaaaaaatgaaatatatcaTATTTGTTTTTGATTTAAGATTACAAATGATTCATCTTTATAAAGATATAAGCtcgaaatattattttatttttttaaaaatcaagTCAAAATTATTACTTTGTGTTCAAAGGGAAcatgttatttttataattttccttttatttttgtaTCTATGCCTATAAAAATGGTTCAGAATATTATGATATATCagtcaaaaaataaattaagttttacataaataataaaacttacaaaatttttattgtaTGTGAATGTGCCAAGTATTCGATAGttatctaatttttttctttttatgaatctagcTGTTAGTCATTCTACATCACCCAATCAAAAAAAGATATCAACTCGAGTATGAGTAACTTGTTTAAAGACAAAATAACTTACACCTTTATTTTTGGTAAGAACTCTTGGACCCTTATTTTTTatcgagcaaaaaaaaaaaattcaagagatcaaaaTGAATCCCAAAAATTTCACCTCAAAGCATTCCCGTAGAACTCCACATTTACATCATTAACCATTTTAAGTTATATAAAATTTAACATTTTAATAATCCTATTAAATTTCACAATGATGTTGGATTACGATtgattattaaattttataatattttatctttgGATGAACATGCTCCCTTGGTACTTTTGTCTACttcagtaatgatatttttcctttttcctttttgtcTCTGTCTCCTAACCATTCATTTAATCTTAagaatttaaaatcaaaagttGTTTTCGTCAAATGAAACTTGCGTTCGTGTTACACTAGTTTCCATCAGCCAGTGACATCAGCAGACTCATCAGTGACGAGTCAATGCACCGGTAGAAACTTCACAGGATGCATCCTAGCTTGTCCTACATGCAATGGAAGCCGACAACACCCGTGACCACTACTATTACGTTCCTTCCCTTCACTCCAtccgcggtatatatatatatatatatatatataatgtataaaaaatcttcacaagaattaaagaaaataaaattccttAAAATCCTACGCTCCGTCGTATCCGCGGCCTCTTCATATCGACGCctaccatccatccatccatccatcgtaTCCGTCTGTTGCCTCAACGCTACAGTACCGACGGTGGCGGCGGCATACTGTTCGCCGCCTCTACTCCCCGCTCCGGATCGGGCTCCGCCGCCGTGCCTCCGCCGCGGCAGACCCTCGCATCCCTGCTAAGAAACCTCGTCAGCAGAAGCATCCTGCTCCCCGGCGACTTCAACCCTAACCCTTGCTCGCCCTCCGCTCCCCTCATCGGCACCTCGATCCTAAGCTCCCCCGTGGCGGAGCTCGAGGCCGACGACCCGATTCCGTCCTCCCTCCGGCACTCCTCGAACAGATCCGCCGGATAAGGCCGTCCCGGTTCCGGCGGCGCCGGTACTGGCAGGAGCACCTGATTCGCTGGCGTGGGGAGCGGCAGCCGCGCCGACGCCTCCACGGCGGAGCGGCAAAGGGGACAGGTGGCGTGGGAGTGGAACCACATGTCGATGCACTCGATGTGGAAGCGGTGGCCGCACCTCGGGAGGGCCCGCATCTTCTCCCCCTCCTCGAACTCATTCAGGCACACCGGGCACTCCACCACGTCGTCGTCCCCCTCCTCGCCGCCCGCTGCGGCGGCGAAAACGAAAACTGGGAGGGATTTGAGGACAGTGGGGTTGAGACCGCGGTGGgcggcggaggaagaggagggaagggTGCCCCCGGCGCCGTCGACGAAGAAGATCAGGCGTCGCCTGAGGCGGCGATGGCGACGTCGGAGGAGGAAAAATCGCGACCGGAAGTAGAGGTGGAGGAACAGTAGGAGCAGGACGGCAGCGAAGAGGACGACGGTAGATGTGAGCATAACCTTGCCGCTTAGGGCGTAGCCGCGAGGACCCGGGTTCAGATCACCATCGGGTTTCGCATCCATTACGCTGCTTCACCGCCCGTCCCGACGAAATGGAGGTGCGTCTAACAAACCCACCGCTTATGCCGTTTCTTATAACGCAACGCCTAACTTATACTAGCACGTATGGTGTGGGCGGATATGTGGGCGAAAATAACCCTCATTGCGAGCGGGTTAAGCCGAGGCAATAGGGGTGATTTGGGTCGAGCAAATAAGGTCACGCGGTTAGATGGGGTATACGGAATCCAACCGAGACTTGGGTTGGTGTTTCGTGTGAAGCTTCGTGGGCGGGTGGAGTGTCTACTGCAGGCGGCCATTTGACTCGGTGAAGAAACTTCCACGAAGAGAGTGTCTATCCAAATCCAAACCCGCGTGATTTAGGTGATCTTATCTGGGGATGATAATGGGTCCAATAATTCAAAATCGATCCACGACTTGATCCAGAATTTTAGGTGTGGATCTTAATTATAGATTCATTAAGGTTATCGGATTGCATGAGGATCCTAAATCCACAAACAATAATACTTATCAATCAAATTGTAGCAAAGCCATCTGTTGGCTACTCAGATTCTCAATTTCGCGTTGAGATCTGGATCATAAATGGATCCGATCCGAACTAAGACCCAATCCAATACCATCTCTATTGTGAGCTTTTGCTGACAATCAATCTCATGCTATTTGCTATGGGAATGATTTAAATGAATAAGCTTGCATAAGATCTGTTTATATGTGGGCTCTAAGATAGCAAGGTCCAGGAAGAACTGACCGTAgcatttagtcccacatcgaagagCCTTCTTAGCGGGCAGGCGGAAGCTGTTATTATATAGAAGAGCCCTGCCTCACGATTATCTTCAATCCGTCTTGTCAGGGGATGAAAGGCGACTGGCTAATGATCGTATAGAGACGGTCGGTCGTGCCGACACCCATGAAAGCGAACACATTCTCTATCGGCGAGTGAGGCTTCTCCCACCCTACTCTCGGTGGGGCTTCGTTCGCCAATTTTTGGAAGGGCCCCTCTCTAAAGGGGCCCCTCACCAGTTCAAGAATACCAACCGTTTCCAAACTCTTGTAAACTAATTAAATGTTTCTTTCGTCTAATCAGTTTGGTATGAAGCATCAATAATATTCTTTAATATTTAAACTTATAAACAAACCATTTACAGCATGAGATCCAAAGTTCAATTAAATTCTGATTTGGTTGTATTTAAACTGGTTCGGGTCGGACTTGGAACGATAGCAGTAGCCGGGTGTGGGTTTTAATGCTCCGATACCCATTACCCGTACGATGGTGGCACATTAGTCTTTTTAGCTAGGGTGGATTTAAGACACCCTCTGCTTCCTCTTCTCCAGCGTTTCGCCGCCGCCTCTTCCCTGTGTCCCAGTTGCTTACGCCTTCTTCTCCCGTCGCCTGCAAcgccctctcctcctcttcttctattaTCTGCTGCCTCCTTTCTCCACATTCGAGCGGGCCGGTCTTGCCGTCGTCGTCCCCTGCGATTCCATGGTCGTGCCCAGCTGCCCTACTTGACCGCTTTCCCCTTCTCTGCTACAATATCTATTTTCCGGCTTAACATCAAACTTTCCTGCCGATTTCTTAGTCTGCTGATTTGTTGAGGAAATATAACTAGGTTTAAAA of Musa acuminata AAA Group cultivar baxijiao chromosome BXJ1-7, Cavendish_Baxijiao_AAA, whole genome shotgun sequence contains these proteins:
- the LOC135678995 gene encoding RING-H2 finger protein ATL2-like; protein product: MDAKPDGDLNPGPRGYALSGKVMLTSTVVLFAAVLLLLFLHLYFRSRFFLLRRRHRRLRRRLIFFVDGAGGTLPSSSSAAHRGLNPTVLKSLPVFVFAAAAGGEEGDDDVVECPVCLNEFEEGEKMRALPRCGHRFHIECIDMWFHSHATCPLCRSAVEASARLPLPTPANQVLLPVPAPPEPGRPYPADLFEECRREDGIGSSASSSATGELRIEVPMRGAEGEQGLGLKSPGSRMLLLTRFLSRDARVCRGGGTAAEPDPERGVEAANSMPPPPSVL